A genomic region of Cannabis sativa cultivar Pink pepper isolate KNU-18-1 chromosome 1, ASM2916894v1, whole genome shotgun sequence contains the following coding sequences:
- the LOC115706938 gene encoding protein SRG1, protein MDSEVELEHGGIKVDGELGWGKSLPVPSVQEMVRNDSEFVPERYIQESKDRPLDSTFYPKFNEIPAIDLSLLINGDEDELHKLDFACKEWGFFQIINHGVPEEVLGEMKAVVADFFNLPLEEKKKYAMAENDLQGYGQAYVVSEDQKLDWGDLIYLMTSPLEARNMKYWPTTLSGFKEAVEEYSREIERVSEEIMASMSLLMGMDKNGLKRLHVVRKQSMRMNYYPPCSKPDLVLGVSPHSDGGSITLLLQDDDITGLQIRYKGTWLPVKPIPNALVVNIGDVVEAWSNGMYKSIEHRAVTNENKARMSIATFVIPHEGIELGPVESMMQDQPRMYKTMKYLDYIIHSLGRKMDGKAHTNFLKLENES, encoded by the exons ATGGATTCAGAGGTTGAACTTGAACATGGAGGAATTAAAGTTGATGGAGAATTGGGTTGGGGAAAGTCTTTACCAGTACCAAGTGTCCAGGAGATGGTGAGGAATGACTCCGAGTTTGTTCCGGAAAGATACATACAGGAGAGCAAAGACAGGCCACTCGATTCCACCTTCTACCCCAAGTTTAATGAAATTCCAGCCATAGATTTATCTCTGCTGATCAATGGAGATGAAGATGAACTACACAAACTAGACTTTGCCTGCAAAGAATGGGGTTTCTTTCAG ATAATAAACCACGGGGTTCCAGAGGAGGTTTTAGGTGAAATGAAGGCTGTTGTCGCAGATTTTTTCAATCTCCCATTGGAAGAGAAAAAGAAGTATGCAATGGCAGAGAATGACCTTCAAGGATATGGCCAGGCATACGTAGTTTCAGAAGACCAAAAACTGGATTGGGGTGACTTGATATACTTAATGACATCCCCACTTGAAGCTCGAAACATGAAGTACTGGCCAACAACCTTATCAGGTTTCAA GGAAGCAGTTGAAGAATACTCAAGAGAAATAGAGAGAGTAAGTGAGGAAATCATGGCCAGCATGTCTTTGTTGATGGGAATGGATAAGAATGGGTTGAAGAGGCTTCATGTAGTGAGGAAACAATCAATGAGAATGAACTACTATCCACCCTGCTCCAAGCCTGACCTTGTTCTCGGTGTTAGTCCACATTCCGACGGTGGATCCATAACCCTACTTCTCCAGGACGACGACATCACCGGTCTTCAAATCAGATATAAGGGAACATGGCTTCCTGTAAAGCCAATCCCAAACGCACTGGTGGTCAACATCGGTGATGTTGTTGAG GCTTGGAGCAATGGGATGTACAAAAGCATTGAGCACAGAGCCGTAACTAATGAGAACAAAGCAAGAATGTCAATAGCAACATTTGTAATTCCACACGAAGGAATTGAACTTGGTCCTGTGGAATCAATGATGCAGGATCAGCCAAGAATGTACAAGACCATGAAGTACTTGGATTATATTATACACTCTTTAGGGAGAAAAATGGATGGAAAAGCTCATACAAACTTTCTCAAGTTAGAAAACGAGTCATGA
- the LOC115703769 gene encoding thaumatin-like protein, whose protein sequence is MPTSSFFFSIILYVFLLLISLSTFTDGTELILVNNCKESIWPGLLATEGHPTPNGGGFLLKSGEEQALQLPDNWSGRIWPRQGCCFDPTTGRGECQTGDCAGLLQCSGTGGKPPTTVIEMTLGTPSSDLHYYDVSLVDGFNVPVSMRPVGGGGGSCGVAGCEADLNECCPKALRVARGGKVVACKSACVAANWSDRYCCRGEFGNAERCKPTVYNRLFKAICPRAYSYPYDESTGLNSCTASPYVITFCPPITTPS, encoded by the exons ATGCCTActtcctctttcttcttctcaatCATCCTCTACGTCTTCCTCCTCCTCATCTCTCTCTCCACTTTCACCG ATGGCACTGAACTTATTTTAGTGAACAACTGCAAGGAAAGCATATGGCCGGGACTACTAGCCACGGAGGGCCACCCAACTCCAAACGGCGGCGGATTCCTCCTCAAGAGCGGTGAAGAGCAAGCCCTTCAACTCCCGGACAACTGGTCAGGTAGAATCTGGCCAAGACAAGGCTGTTGTTTCGATCCAACAACTGGAAGAGGTGAATGCCAAACAGGAGACTGCGCCGGCCTCCTCCAATGCTCCGGCACCGGCGGCAAACCTCCGACGACAGTCATTGAAATGACGTTGGGGACACCGAGTTCAGATCTGCACTACTATGACGTTAGTCTTGTGGATGGATTCAACGTGCCGGTGTCGATGAGGCCGGTCGGAGGTGGCGGCGGAAGTTGCGGGGTTGCTGGTTGCGAGGCTGACCTGAATGAGTGTTGTCCGAAGGCTCTGAGGGTGGCGCGTGGAGGGAAAGTGGTGGCGTGCAAGAGTGCTTGCGTGGCGGCGAATTGGTCGGACAGGTACTGTTGTAGAGGGGAGTTTGGAAATGCGGAGCGTTGTAAGCCGACGGTTTATAACCGTTTGTTTAAGGCTATTTGCCCGAGAGCTTACAGTTATCCGTATGATGAGTCAACGGGTCTTAATTCTTGTACGGCTTCTCCTTATGTCATTACATTTTGCCCACCTATAACTACTCCTTCCTAA